The Candidatus Nezhaarchaeota archaeon DNA window CTTGCTACTTCATTCCTGTTTTTCTCCTACATAAGCAGGTTTGGTTACGGCGTGCTGCTACCAAGGATCGTCGAGGAGATGAAACTGAGTAGGGCTGAAGCAGGCTTAGCCTTTTCCTTTTACGTCTTCTTCTACTCGCTTCTCTCAATAGTTTCGGGGAGACTGTTTGACAGATTCGGCATTAAGATCGTAAGCCTACTGTGCATAGTCCACGGAATAGGCATGGTACTTGTTGGCTTCTCCAATAACCTCTTCTTATTGATCCTATCTTTATCGATCGCAGGACTGGGTGCCTCATCGTCGTGGACTCCCATGGTAGCCTTAGTATCATCCAACTTACCAGCTTCTTGGAGGGGTAGGAGCACAGGAATATTAGAAGCAGGAATAAGGACTTCTCATGGGGCTGTTGGTCTCGTTATCCCTCCAATAGCTTTAGCCATGGGTTGGAGAGCTGTATGGTGGATCTTCTCCATCTTCCTATTTACATACGCATTGGTCTTTCATCTACTATCAAGAAAGAAGGGCGAGTTAAGGGTAGACGTTGAGCGCAGGGAACTTGCCAGTTACAGAGAGGTTGTACGTTCGAGGAGTTTCTGGCTTGTAGGTTCATCGTATTCATTCATGGCCTTCGCCAGTTACATATTCCTAGCGTTCTTCGTCGACTTCTTAGAGCGTGAGGTTAAATTGCCATATGTTGAGGCTTCAGCCATGATCTCCATCATGGGCTTCATGGGGATAGCGGGAGCAGTATTGCTATCATGGCTCTCCGACAGGATGGGTAGGAGAATTGTCCTCATCATCGCCAATGGAGTCTTATCAGTAAACCTAGCTCTATTTTCGCTTCTACCATTCAATGAGTTGCTGATACGCATTCTACCACTATTAATGGTAGTTTATGGAGTGTTCTTTGGGAGCGTGTGGCCACTTTACGCAACTTGCGCTAGCGACATATTCCCAAGCTCTGTTGGGACGGTCCTAGGCATGTGGACCTTCATGTTGGGGTTAAGCTCCTTAGCCTCACCTGTGATTGGAGGGGCAATAGCTGACATCACTGGAAGCTACACTATTGCCTTAGAGCTTGGTGCCATAACCTATCTCGTAGCCTTGGCCTTAATAACCATAGGGCTAACGACTAAAATCGACGGTACGCGATGCAATTAAGCGATCTTGAGAC harbors:
- a CDS encoding MFS transporter yields the protein MRTIDERFLEAQGRTMHATLLILATSFLFFSYISRFGYGVLLPRIVEEMKLSRAEAGLAFSFYVFFYSLLSIVSGRLFDRFGIKIVSLLCIVHGIGMVLVGFSNNLFLLILSLSIAGLGASSSWTPMVALVSSNLPASWRGRSTGILEAGIRTSHGAVGLVIPPIALAMGWRAVWWIFSIFLFTYALVFHLLSRKKGELRVDVERRELASYREVVRSRSFWLVGSSYSFMAFASYIFLAFFVDFLEREVKLPYVEASAMISIMGFMGIAGAVLLSWLSDRMGRRIVLIIANGVLSVNLALFSLLPFNELLIRILPLLMVVYGVFFGSVWPLYATCASDIFPSSVGTVLGMWTFMLGLSSLASPVIGGAIADITGSYTIALELGAITYLVALALITIGLTTKIDGTRCN